The Rhizobium etli 8C-3 genome has a segment encoding these proteins:
- a CDS encoding NAD(P)/FAD-dependent oxidoreductase, with product MTDNTISSAIIIGAGIFGVSTGVQLVRRGIRVTILNDGPPANGASGRSLSWLNSARMRSEPYHRLRMAGIDRYRTLSVRYPDAGWLRFDGGLTWDGDDERNEIAAAYRHEVSLAYDAQRLSADDVAGVTPGLDARAITPQGAIFNPGEGWVDLPTLIGVLLEEFSARGGTLVTDQGAARVLVEGGRALGAETATGGRFRADAVVLATGPAVPNMVAESGQTIDDGTPVALLVQTKPLAHPLRAVLNTPRVAVRPAPGGTFSLDADWAADEGVKVRPDGGYDIDETVVNALLAEAAKVMEDNPKLEVASIGVGGKPIPGDGEPVIGALKAIPGYYVAFSHSGATLGPIVGELLAYEVATGAEHPMLATFRPERFLSQ from the coding sequence ATGACAGACAACACCATATCTTCGGCAATCATCATCGGCGCCGGCATCTTCGGCGTCTCCACGGGCGTCCAGCTCGTCCGCCGCGGCATCCGCGTTACTATCCTCAATGACGGTCCGCCGGCCAACGGCGCCTCTGGCCGCTCGCTCTCCTGGTTGAACTCGGCGCGCATGCGCTCGGAACCCTATCACCGCCTGCGCATGGCCGGCATCGATCGCTACCGCACGCTCTCAGTGCGGTATCCCGATGCCGGCTGGCTTCGCTTCGACGGCGGCCTGACCTGGGATGGCGACGATGAACGCAACGAGATCGCCGCCGCCTATCGCCATGAGGTATCACTTGCCTATGACGCGCAGCGGCTTTCTGCAGACGACGTCGCCGGCGTCACGCCCGGCCTCGATGCACGCGCGATCACGCCGCAGGGGGCGATCTTCAATCCGGGCGAGGGATGGGTTGACCTGCCGACCCTGATCGGCGTGCTTCTGGAGGAGTTTTCCGCGCGCGGGGGCACGCTGGTGACAGACCAGGGGGCGGCACGGGTGCTAGTCGAGGGTGGCCGCGCCCTCGGCGCCGAGACAGCGACGGGCGGCCGCTTCCGGGCCGATGCCGTCGTGCTTGCGACGGGTCCCGCCGTACCGAATATGGTAGCGGAAAGCGGTCAGACGATCGATGATGGAACCCCGGTTGCGCTGCTGGTGCAGACCAAACCGCTCGCTCATCCCCTGCGCGCCGTTCTCAACACGCCACGCGTCGCCGTGCGTCCGGCGCCGGGCGGCACCTTCTCGCTGGATGCCGATTGGGCCGCCGACGAAGGCGTGAAGGTGCGTCCAGATGGCGGGTATGACATCGACGAGACTGTGGTGAATGCCCTGCTGGCCGAGGCAGCCAAGGTAATGGAGGACAATCCGAAGCTTGAAGTCGCGTCCATCGGAGTCGGTGGCAAGCCGATCCCCGGCGATGGCGAACCGGTGATCGGTGCCCTCAAGGCCATTCCCGGCTACTACGTCGCCTTCAGCCACAGCGGGGCAACGCTCGGCCCAATCGTGGGTGAGTTGCTCGCCTACGAGGTCGCGACGGGCGCTGAGCATCCCATGCTCGCCACGTTCCGCCCCGAGCGCTTCCTGTCGCAGTAA
- a CDS encoding transposase family protein, translating to MQTKSKWSPGPGAKVLVVALTDDDSWVVSAAGPAFGICPDCGRLTRNRHGWSNRGLQDLPVQGKTVTVKLRLSRWRCAHQNCERNAIELPWSNGQAEGQINRLKTIKRAMYGRAGTELLRARMLPLINNHHHTNSGRPN from the coding sequence ATGCAAACCAAATCGAAATGGTCGCCCGGTCCAGGGGCAAAAGTTCTGGTTGTCGCGCTCACTGATGATGACAGTTGGGTTGTTTCCGCTGCCGGACCAGCTTTCGGCATTTGCCCTGATTGCGGACGGCTGACCCGAAATCGGCACGGTTGGTCCAACCGAGGTCTTCAAGATCTGCCGGTCCAGGGCAAGACCGTCACGGTGAAGCTTCGGTTGAGCCGCTGGCGGTGCGCACATCAGAACTGTGAACGCAACGCCATCGAATTGCCCTGGAGCAACGGCCAGGCGGAAGGCCAGATCAACCGCCTGAAGACGATCAAACGTGCGATGTATGGCAGAGCAGGCACGGAGCTCCTGAGAGCACGCATGTTACCGCTCATCAATAATCATCACCACACAAATTCAGGAAGACCCAATTAA
- a CDS encoding DUF4112 domain-containing protein, translating to MKKSTIPIEQLTRLRRIRGLARLMDTALRIPGTRMSLGADSVLGLIPGVGDFAAAAVSLIIVNEARRLGVPNDKLVKMLVNVGFDTVAGSVPVLGDVFDVYFKSNRRNLQLVLDHFGLDHADLDR from the coding sequence ATGAAGAAGTCCACCATACCCATCGAACAGCTCACGCGCCTTCGCCGGATACGCGGACTGGCGCGGCTGATGGATACGGCGCTCCGAATTCCCGGTACACGCATGTCGCTCGGGGCAGACTCGGTCCTTGGCCTGATCCCCGGCGTCGGCGATTTTGCGGCCGCCGCCGTCAGTCTCATCATCGTCAACGAGGCTCGGCGTCTCGGCGTGCCGAACGACAAGCTCGTCAAGATGCTGGTCAATGTCGGTTTTGACACGGTTGCGGGAAGTGTGCCGGTGCTTGGCGATGTCTTCGACGTCTATTTCAAATCCAATCGCCGCAATCTTCAGCTTGTTCTGGATCACTTCGGCCTCGACCATGCCGACCTCGACCGGTAA